The genomic segment AATGAAGAACGGAGAAACCATCATGGAATTTCCTCCTGAAGTGATGCGCCAGCAGATAGCCAAGGAGAAGAGCATCAAGGAACTGCAAACCATCCTGGAACAGGTGGTAAGCGTGGGACTGGGAAAGAAAGCCGGTTCGCCTAACTTCAAAGTGGCAGGAAAGACCGGCACAGCCCAGATTTCAAAAGGTGCCGGTGGATATAAGAGTGGCGGAACCAGCTATCTCATCAGTTTCGCAGGCTACTTCCCTGCCGATGCACCACGCTACAGCTGTATCGTCTGCATACAGAAATCCGGTTTACCTGCTTCGGGCGGTACGATGTGCGGTAAGGTCTTCCATGAGATTTCAGAAGGCATCATGGCGCAGAGTCTGAAAGTTGACGTAAAGGACGCCCGCGACTCAGCATCCGTCTTCGTTCCTGACGTAAAGGCAGGCAATATCCTTGCTGCCAACTATGTGCTTAGCCACCTCGGCATCAAGACCAATGCCAACTGGAGTGGCAGCTATGCCGACGGCAACCCTATCTGGGGCAAGGCAGAGCGCGTGGGTAACCACAGCATCAAGCTCATCAGGGAGAAGCAATACGGCAAGACGATCGTACCCGACGTTACCGGAATGGGAGCCAGAGACGCTATCTACAATATGGAGAGCCGGGGCATCAAGACCCAGATTATAGGTAGAGGAAAGGTAGTAAAGCAGAGTCTGATGCCGGGAACGGTCATCAAGAAAGGTGCCGTATGCAGCATTGTGCTCGAATAAAACTCAGAAACAGTTATCTGAAACCCTATATATAATAAGGTGTAGATAAAAAATATATAGAATATAAAACAGAAACAGGATATGAAGTTAAAAGAATTACTCAAAAACATCGAACCGGTTCAGATAATCGGCGATGCTGATGTAGAGGTTTCGGGAGTAAACATCGACTCTCGCAAGATTAAGGAAGGTCATCTCTTCGTTGCCATGAAGGGAACGCAGGTTGACGGTCACAAGTTTATTCCAAAGGCATTGGAGCTGGGCGCAAAGTCGGTTTTGTGCGAAGACATGCCTGAAGAGAAAGTTGAGGGCGTAACTTACATTCAGGTCGCTTCGACCGAGGATGCTGTCGGCAAGGTAGCAACCCTCTTCTACGGCGATCCTTCAAGAAAGCTCAAACTGGTAGGCGTAACAGGTACCAATGGTAAGACCACCATTGCCACCTTATTATATAATATGTTCCGCAAGTTCGGCCATAAGTGTGGCTTGCTCTCTACCGTCTGCAACTACATTGAGGACGAGGCAATCCCTGCCGACCATACCACCCCAGACCCTATCGAGCTGAACATGCTCCTGGGCAAGATGGTAGAGGCTGGCTGCGAGTATGCCTTCATGGAGTGCTCTTCTCACGCCATCGCACAGAAGCGTATCGGAGGTCTGCTGTTTGCAGGAGGCTTGTTCACCAACCTGACCCGCGATCATCTCGATTATCACAAGACATTCGAGAACTACCGTAACGCCAAGAAAGCTTTCTTCGACGGACTGCCTAAGACAGCCTTTGCCATTACCAATGCCGACGACAAGAACGGCATGATCATGGTACAGAATACCAAGGCTACCGTGAAAACCTACTCTACCCGCAGCATGGCAGACTTCAGAGCCAGGATTCTGGAGTGTCACTTCGGCGGCATGTATCTGGAGATTGACGGCAGAGAAGTGGGCGTACAGTTCATCGGTAAGTTCAACGTGAGCAACCTGCTCGCCGTATATGGTGCAGCCATTATGCTCGGCAAGAAGCCAGAGGATATACTCGTAGTGATGAGTACCCTTCACAGCGTAAGCGGAAGACTGGAACCAATCCAGTCGCCAGAAGGTTATACCGCC from the Segatella copri genome contains:
- a CDS encoding UDP-N-acetylmuramoyl-L-alanyl-D-glutamate--2,6-diaminopimelate ligase, with the protein product MKLKELLKNIEPVQIIGDADVEVSGVNIDSRKIKEGHLFVAMKGTQVDGHKFIPKALELGAKSVLCEDMPEEKVEGVTYIQVASTEDAVGKVATLFYGDPSRKLKLVGVTGTNGKTTIATLLYNMFRKFGHKCGLLSTVCNYIEDEAIPADHTTPDPIELNMLLGKMVEAGCEYAFMECSSHAIAQKRIGGLLFAGGLFTNLTRDHLDYHKTFENYRNAKKAFFDGLPKTAFAITNADDKNGMIMVQNTKATVKTYSTRSMADFRARILECHFGGMYLEIDGREVGVQFIGKFNVSNLLAVYGAAIMLGKKPEDILVVMSTLHSVSGRLEPIQSPEGYTAIVDYAHTPDALENVLNAIHEVLEGKGGEVITVCGAGGNRDKGKRPLMAQEAVKQSDKVIITSDNPRFEEPQDIINDMLAGLNAQQMKKVISIVDRKEAIRTACMLAKKGDVILVAGKGHEDYQEIKGVKHHFDDKEVIRDIFGISQK